The proteins below come from a single Serratia fonticola genomic window:
- a CDS encoding c-type cytochrome has protein sequence MNKQHVALLITLLAGSSPALAQSPDVIYKNSCASCHGRYGEKNALGKARPLKDLTQQEIAEGLRARKAGEIVGAGNKAKARLSDEDIAVLSEYVVTLKK, from the coding sequence ATGAACAAGCAACATGTAGCACTATTAATAACGCTATTGGCCGGTAGCAGCCCGGCATTGGCCCAGAGCCCTGATGTGATCTATAAAAATAGCTGCGCCTCCTGCCATGGCCGCTATGGTGAAAAAAATGCCTTAGGCAAAGCCCGCCCGCTGAAAGATTTAACCCAGCAGGAAATCGCAGAAGGCCTAAGAGCCCGCAAAGCAGGCGAGATCGTGGGCGCTGGCAATAAGGCCAAAGCGCGTTTAAGTGACGAGGATATCGCCGTGCTATCGGAGTATGTGGTGACCTTGAAAAAGTGA
- a CDS encoding ABC transporter ATP-binding protein, which translates to MTQQQPTNDQQLSPWVIETRHLYKRFGQVVALEDINLKIKRGEFVAIMGASGSGKTTLMNILTCLDTVSDGQVLLDGVDAAGLDEEGRRAFRSDKIGLVFQQFHLIPFLTALENVMLAQHYHSVVDEVAARKVLDQVGLGHRFDHLPSQLSGGEQQRVCIARALVNEPPVIFADEPTGNLDEQNEQMVLGLLTELHKLGRTIVMVTHNPELGKFADRIVRLQHGKYQGEELNEHEVEHVS; encoded by the coding sequence GTGACTCAACAGCAACCGACCAACGATCAGCAACTCTCACCCTGGGTGATTGAAACCCGTCATCTCTACAAACGCTTCGGCCAGGTGGTGGCACTCGAGGATATTAACCTCAAGATCAAGCGTGGCGAATTTGTGGCCATCATGGGAGCCTCGGGTTCGGGCAAAACGACGCTAATGAACATCCTGACCTGCCTGGATACCGTCAGCGACGGGCAAGTATTGCTGGACGGTGTAGACGCCGCCGGGCTGGATGAAGAAGGGCGCAGAGCCTTCCGTTCCGACAAGATTGGCTTGGTATTCCAACAGTTCCACCTGATCCCGTTCCTGACCGCGTTAGAGAACGTGATGCTGGCCCAGCACTACCATAGCGTGGTGGATGAAGTGGCCGCTCGCAAGGTGTTGGATCAGGTTGGCTTAGGCCACCGTTTTGATCACTTGCCGAGCCAGCTTTCTGGGGGGGAACAGCAGCGCGTCTGTATTGCCAGAGCGCTGGTCAATGAACCCCCGGTGATTTTTGCCGATGAGCCAACCGGCAACCTGGATGAACAAAACGAGCAGATGGTGCTGGGCTTGTTAACCGAACTGCACAAGCTGGGGCGCACCATCGTGATGGTTACCCACAACCCGGAACTGGGCAAGTTTGCCGATCGCATCGTGCGCTTGCAGCACGGCAAGTATCAGGGCGAAGAGCTTAACGAGCATGAGGTGGAGCATGTTAGCTAA
- a CDS encoding TIM barrel protein, giving the protein MASYQLSVCAEMVFLDLPFIERVERIHALGFGAEIWSWANKDIDALVATGARFTSMTGYLSGNLTDDQEIAQLLQSAETSLTIAERLNCPCLNLHGTGLDPQGLPVKPVDRVTGNMWLKAADTLRRLAQLGERAGRIFTLENLNLTVDHPGTPFARAADTLTLVETVNSPALKMNLDLYHAQIGEGNLIELIRRCGTQIGEIQVADVPGRMQPGTGEINYRAIARTLQEINYQGVIALEGWASGDSSEALAQFRDHFTL; this is encoded by the coding sequence GTGGCCAGCTATCAACTCTCGGTTTGTGCAGAAATGGTGTTTTTGGATTTACCCTTTATCGAACGTGTAGAGCGCATTCATGCGCTGGGTTTTGGGGCTGAGATCTGGAGCTGGGCCAATAAGGATATCGATGCACTGGTGGCGACAGGAGCTCGCTTCACCTCAATGACCGGTTATCTCAGCGGCAATCTAACGGATGATCAAGAAATCGCGCAGTTGCTGCAAAGTGCAGAAACCTCACTAACGATAGCCGAGCGGCTGAACTGCCCCTGCCTGAACCTGCACGGTACCGGCCTGGATCCACAGGGCTTACCGGTGAAACCGGTTGACAGGGTGACGGGTAACATGTGGTTGAAGGCTGCCGATACGCTTCGTCGTTTAGCACAACTCGGTGAACGGGCTGGGCGTATCTTTACCCTGGAGAACCTGAACCTGACGGTTGATCATCCCGGCACGCCTTTTGCCCGCGCAGCTGACACACTGACGTTGGTGGAAACGGTCAATAGCCCAGCGCTTAAGATGAACCTCGACCTCTATCACGCACAAATCGGTGAGGGCAACCTGATTGAACTGATCCGCCGCTGCGGCACACAGATAGGCGAGATCCAGGTAGCGGATGTGCCTGGTCGTATGCAGCCTGGGACCGGGGAAATCAACTATCGCGCCATTGCCAGAACGCTGCAGGAGATTAATTACCAAGGTGTGATAGCACTCGAAGGCTGGGCCTCCGGGGACAGTAGCGAAGCACTGGCACAGTTTCGCGATCACTTCACGCTGTGA
- a CDS encoding TlpA family protein disulfide reductase → MLANAKKFGGILLIGAALLLNGCKEEKAEIGAAAPALAAYDLQGNQVALSQWQGKHVFLNFWASNCGGCLAEMPALEKLSKEFGDSIVVVGINTDKDEMNIQALLNERQVSYPNVRDQLAITQERYQVIGTPTAYLIDPQGKLIGQYVGMLKEPDLKTIFEQSRQKG, encoded by the coding sequence ATGTTAGCTAATGCTAAAAAGTTCGGCGGTATCCTGTTAATCGGGGCCGCGTTACTGCTTAACGGCTGTAAAGAAGAGAAGGCCGAGATCGGCGCTGCGGCCCCTGCGCTGGCGGCCTACGATTTGCAAGGCAACCAGGTTGCGCTGAGCCAGTGGCAAGGCAAGCATGTGTTCCTTAACTTCTGGGCGTCGAACTGCGGTGGTTGCCTGGCCGAAATGCCTGCGCTGGAGAAGCTGAGTAAAGAGTTTGGCGACAGCATCGTGGTGGTGGGCATCAACACGGATAAGGATGAGATGAATATCCAGGCGCTGTTGAATGAACGTCAGGTGTCATACCCCAACGTACGCGACCAACTGGCGATCACCCAGGAGCGTTATCAGGTGATCGGCACGCCAACCGCTTATCTGATCGACCCGCAGGGCAAGCTGATTGGCCAGTATGTTGGCATGCTGAAAGAACCCGATCTCAAGACGATCTTCGAACAGTCCCGGCAGAAAGGCTAG
- a CDS encoding sorbitol dehydrogenase family protein: MGFAVFKSSLSWGRMPSESSDAAIFIKLSVLLTNGKKMSPVIALRALNCLQEEDPSFQEEMQLLANALRVANILSADELNNHLIMTGPTGDTAKKIISAWYLGYTGTPVSLRASDNTRFVSYTDAFAYAPTLDATVIPTYSRGKTNYWVQPPITLNSD; the protein is encoded by the coding sequence ATGGGCTTTGCCGTATTCAAATCTTCCTTGTCCTGGGGGAGAATGCCGAGTGAAAGCAGCGACGCTGCCATTTTTATTAAGCTTTCAGTGCTATTAACCAACGGGAAAAAAATGAGTCCGGTAATAGCACTACGTGCCTTGAATTGTTTGCAGGAAGAGGATCCTTCCTTTCAAGAGGAAATGCAGTTGCTGGCCAATGCACTGAGAGTTGCAAATATTCTCTCGGCCGATGAACTGAATAATCATTTGATTATGACTGGCCCCACTGGCGACACCGCCAAGAAAATCATTTCTGCCTGGTATCTTGGTTATACAGGAACACCCGTATCGCTAAGGGCGTCAGATAACACGCGTTTTGTCAGCTATACCGATGCCTTTGCCTATGCTCCTACTTTGGACGCGACAGTGATCCCCACTTATTCCCGAGGCAAGACAAACTATTGGGTGCAGCCACCTATAACCCTCAACAGCGACTAG